One region of Cyanobium sp. M30B3 genomic DNA includes:
- a CDS encoding NfeD family protein has product MPAALIWLLLGLSLLLLELLGLEFDGLLAGAVAALLVSVLAAALPLPPLLQMAAFVLFTAVLLGALHRWGLRRERGLPPAHGGERATVISGFDGSREGGGEGRVRWQGQSWAATNLEEGRALHPGSTVTVLGREGIQLQVLPAPEEQVLQPPERAPE; this is encoded by the coding sequence ATGCCCGCCGCGCTGATCTGGCTGCTGCTGGGCCTCAGCCTGTTGCTGCTGGAGCTGCTGGGGCTGGAGTTCGATGGGCTCCTGGCCGGGGCCGTGGCCGCCCTGCTGGTGTCGGTGCTGGCGGCAGCCCTGCCCCTGCCACCCCTGCTGCAGATGGCGGCCTTCGTGCTGTTCACGGCCGTGCTGCTGGGAGCCCTGCACCGCTGGGGACTGCGGCGGGAGCGGGGGCTGCCCCCGGCCCACGGCGGCGAGCGGGCCACCGTGATCAGCGGCTTTGACGGCAGCCGCGAAGGGGGTGGCGAAGGGCGGGTGCGCTGGCAGGGGCAGAGCTGGGCCGCCACCAACCTGGAGGAGGGGCGGGCCCTGCACCCCGGCAGCACAGTGACCGTGCTGGGCCGCGAGGGGATCCAGCTGCAGGTTCTGCCGGCCCCTGAAGAGCAGGTTCTGCAGCCCCCTGAACGTGCCCCTGAATGA
- a CDS encoding paraslipin, whose product MDPLLGLPAVFVMAALGLNSVKITSGGQSRLVERLGKYDRQLQPGLSFVLPVVEKVVSHESLKERVLDIPPQQCITRDNVAIEVDAVVYWQLLEHARAHYAVDNLQAAMVNLVLTQIRAEMGKLDLDQTFTTRQEVNEALLRELDQATDPWGVKVTRVEMRDIKPSAGVQQAMEQQMTAERQKRAAILRSEGEKESQLNAARGRAEALVLDAKAKQEALVMEAQAQAQQQGLLAQARADAATLLAEAMQANPEASEAIRLLLARDWMAMGESMARAPGGSVLMVDPQSPASLLTALKGLQGNKGDST is encoded by the coding sequence ATGGATCCCCTGCTGGGCCTGCCCGCCGTGTTCGTGATGGCCGCCCTCGGCCTCAACAGCGTCAAGATCACCAGCGGCGGCCAGTCCCGGCTGGTGGAGCGCCTGGGCAAGTACGACCGCCAGCTGCAGCCGGGGCTGTCGTTCGTGCTGCCGGTGGTGGAGAAGGTGGTGAGCCACGAGTCGCTGAAGGAGCGGGTGCTCGACATCCCGCCGCAGCAGTGCATCACCCGCGACAACGTGGCGATTGAGGTGGATGCGGTGGTGTATTGGCAGCTGCTGGAGCACGCCCGCGCCCACTACGCGGTCGACAACCTGCAGGCGGCGATGGTGAACCTGGTGCTCACCCAGATCCGCGCCGAGATGGGCAAGCTCGATCTGGATCAAACCTTCACCACCCGCCAGGAGGTGAATGAGGCCCTGCTGCGCGAGCTGGATCAGGCCACCGACCCCTGGGGGGTGAAGGTGACCCGGGTGGAGATGCGCGACATCAAGCCCTCGGCCGGCGTGCAGCAGGCGATGGAGCAGCAGATGACCGCCGAGCGCCAGAAGCGTGCCGCCATCCTGCGCTCCGAGGGGGAAAAGGAATCCCAGCTCAACGCCGCCCGGGGACGGGCGGAAGCGCTGGTGCTCGATGCCAAGGCGAAGCAGGAGGCGCTGGTGATGGAGGCCCAGGCCCAGGCCCAGCAGCAGGGGTTGCTGGCCCAGGCCCGGGCCGACGCCGCCACCCTGCTGGCGGAGGCGATGCAGGCCAATCCCGAGGCTTCTGAAGCGATCCGGCTGCTGCTGGCCCGCGACTGGATGGCCATGGGCGAATCGATGGCCCGGGCCCCGGGGGGCAGTGTGCTGATGGTGGACCCCCAGAGCCCAGCCTCCCTGCTCACCGCCCTGAAGGGGCTGCAGGGCAACAAGGGCGACAGCACCTGA
- the trmD gene encoding tRNA (guanosine(37)-N1)-methyltransferase TrmD yields MRLDVVSLAPEAFAPLLGLGVIGRAFAAGIAELHTYNPRDFATDRYRKVDDEPYGGGAGMVLKPEPVYAAVEAIPVLPRRRVLLMSPQGKPLEQADLRRWATEHDQLVLICGHYEGFDERIRALADEEVSLGDFVLTGGELPAAVIINGVVRLRPGTVGTQACLEEESHSAGLLEHPHYTRPADFRGMAVPAVLRSGDHGAIARWRLEQQQQRTRERRPDLHARWQAERE; encoded by the coding sequence ATGAGACTCGATGTGGTGAGCCTGGCGCCGGAGGCCTTCGCGCCCCTGCTGGGCCTGGGGGTGATCGGCCGCGCCTTCGCCGCCGGCATCGCCGAGCTGCACACCTACAACCCGCGCGACTTTGCCACCGACAGGTACCGCAAGGTGGACGACGAGCCCTACGGCGGCGGCGCCGGCATGGTGCTCAAGCCCGAGCCGGTGTACGCGGCGGTGGAGGCGATCCCGGTGCTGCCGCGGCGGCGGGTGCTGCTGATGAGTCCCCAGGGCAAACCCCTGGAGCAGGCCGATCTGCGCCGCTGGGCCACGGAGCACGACCAGCTGGTGCTGATCTGCGGCCACTACGAGGGCTTCGATGAACGCATCCGCGCCCTGGCCGACGAGGAGGTGTCGCTCGGCGATTTCGTGCTCACCGGCGGCGAGCTGCCGGCGGCGGTGATCATCAACGGGGTGGTGCGCCTGCGGCCTGGCACGGTGGGCACCCAGGCCTGCCTGGAGGAGGAGAGCCACAGCGCCGGCCTGCTGGAGCACCCCCACTACACCCGCCCCGCCGACTTCCGCGGCATGGCGGTGCCGGCGGTGCTGCGCAGCGGCGACCACGGCGCGATCGCCCGCTGGCGCCTCGAGCAGCAGCAGCAACGCACCCGCGAGCGGCGGCCGGATCTCCATGCGCGCTGGCAAGCTGAGCGGGAATGA
- a CDS encoding 2-C-methyl-D-erythritol 2,4-cyclodiphosphate synthase: MQLRIGNGYDIHRLVPGRPLILGGQRLEHPDGLGLDGHSDADVLVHAIMDALLGALSLGDIGKYFPPDDPRWRGADSLVLLEQVVALVAGRGWTVINVDSVVIAERPRLKPHIAAMRAAIAARMGVEPEQVGVKATTNEQLGPEGCEQGISCQAVALLGRG; this comes from the coding sequence ATGCAGCTGCGCATCGGCAACGGCTACGACATTCACCGGCTGGTGCCGGGCCGGCCGCTGATCCTCGGGGGCCAGCGGCTGGAGCATCCCGACGGCCTGGGGCTCGATGGCCACAGCGACGCCGACGTGCTGGTGCACGCGATCATGGATGCCCTGCTGGGTGCCCTCTCCCTGGGCGACATCGGCAAGTACTTTCCGCCCGACGACCCCCGGTGGCGCGGGGCCGACAGCCTGGTGCTGCTGGAGCAGGTGGTGGCCCTGGTGGCCGGGCGCGGCTGGACGGTGATCAACGTGGATTCCGTGGTGATCGCCGAGCGGCCCAGGCTCAAGCCCCACATCGCGGCGATGCGCGCCGCCATCGCCGCCCGCATGGGGGTGGAGCCGGAGCAGGTGGGGGTGAAGGCCACCACCAATGAACAGCTGGGCCCGGAGGGGTGCGAGCAGGGCATCTCCTGCCAGGCGGTGGCGCTGCTGGGCAGGGGATGA
- the larB gene encoding nickel pincer cofactor biosynthesis protein LarB has translation MNDVARLDLQRRGRIGMVEAIWGEHKTAEQIAAILLKLQGAGELALATRVDGAKAEAVRQLLRAEPAATALVEQLQFHAEARCLSLGPPAAPQPQLGEVVVLSGGTSDLPVASEAQLALHWHGIGCRLVLDVGVAGLHRLLGQLEQLEQADVLIACAGMEGALPTVLAGLVPQPVIGVPVSVGYGVSAGGMAALQGMLASCAPGLSVVNIDNGYGAAMAALRILGLVGKRQV, from the coding sequence ATGAATGACGTGGCCCGCCTCGATCTGCAGCGCCGCGGCCGCATCGGCATGGTGGAGGCGATCTGGGGCGAACACAAGACGGCCGAGCAGATCGCCGCGATCCTGCTGAAGCTGCAGGGCGCAGGCGAACTGGCCCTGGCCACCCGGGTGGATGGCGCCAAGGCCGAGGCGGTGCGGCAGCTGCTGCGGGCGGAGCCGGCGGCGACGGCCCTGGTGGAGCAGCTGCAGTTCCACGCCGAGGCCCGCTGCCTGAGCCTGGGCCCGCCAGCCGCCCCCCAACCCCAGCTGGGCGAGGTGGTGGTGCTGAGTGGCGGCACCAGCGACCTGCCGGTGGCCAGCGAGGCCCAGCTGGCCCTGCATTGGCACGGCATTGGCTGCAGGCTGGTGCTGGATGTGGGGGTGGCAGGCCTGCACCGCCTGCTGGGCCAGCTGGAGCAACTGGAGCAGGCCGATGTGCTGATCGCCTGCGCCGGCATGGAAGGTGCCCTGCCCACGGTGCTGGCGGGCCTGGTGCCCCAGCCGGTGATCGGCGTGCCGGTGAGCGTGGGCTACGGCGTCAGCGCCGGCGGCATGGCGGCCCTGCAGGGGATGCTGGCCAGCTGCGCGCCGGGCCTGAGCGTGGTGAACATCGACAATGGCTACGGGGCGGCGATGGCCGCCCTGCGCATCCTGGGGCTGGTGGGGAAGCGGCAGGTCTGA
- a CDS encoding phycobiliprotein lyase — MTDSTPARQQPGPAAAAAPDPAPAEADFPPQEIGAFLRFCAGEWMGLRSRFALGEATAMAEGDAWHSSERGELVVAYLEPGAGEGSAASPGGLSVGAKGEQPCRLLFSADGAFSLHGGQGPRQGRWQLWPDGSLELIMRGETSEVRERIWFTKPNLRLRSTVEHHADGSPGRASFSSEIRRVSRPAAPAS, encoded by the coding sequence ATGACCGACTCCACGCCTGCCCGCCAGCAGCCCGGCCCAGCCGCAGCCGCAGCACCCGATCCAGCCCCTGCTGAAGCTGATTTTCCGCCCCAGGAGATCGGCGCCTTCCTGCGCTTCTGCGCCGGCGAGTGGATGGGTCTGCGCAGCCGTTTCGCCCTGGGGGAGGCCACGGCCATGGCCGAAGGCGACGCGTGGCACAGCAGCGAGCGGGGCGAGCTGGTGGTGGCCTATCTGGAGCCCGGCGCTGGTGAAGGCTCCGCCGCGTCCCCCGGCGGCCTGAGCGTGGGGGCCAAGGGGGAGCAGCCGTGCCGGCTGCTGTTCAGCGCCGACGGGGCCTTCTCGCTACACGGCGGCCAGGGGCCTCGGCAGGGACGCTGGCAGCTCTGGCCCGACGGCAGCCTGGAGCTGATCATGCGCGGCGAAACCAGCGAGGTGCGCGAGCGCATCTGGTTCACCAAGCCCAACCTGCGCCTGCGCTCCACCGTGGAGCACCACGCCGACGGCAGCCCCGGCCGTGCCAGCTTCAGCTCCGAGATCCGGCGCGTGAGCCGGCCGGCCGCCCCCGCCAGCTGA
- a CDS encoding TIGR03792 family protein, producing the protein MLLAGHPDVATAEPLPEQQRGAGPFEVAVVEHLRVKVPAEARQAWLDAERGSWEPWLAQQPGFLGRDLLWDPVREEGTLLIRWASREQWKAIPLAEVEAVQERFERLARQATHTPQGNPFPLVFEGELQPAA; encoded by the coding sequence ATGCTGCTGGCCGGCCATCCGGATGTGGCGACTGCCGAGCCGCTGCCGGAGCAGCAGCGGGGCGCCGGCCCGTTCGAGGTGGCGGTGGTGGAGCACCTGCGGGTGAAGGTGCCGGCCGAAGCCCGCCAGGCCTGGCTGGACGCCGAGCGCGGCAGCTGGGAACCCTGGCTGGCGCAGCAGCCGGGCTTCCTCGGCCGCGACCTGCTCTGGGATCCCGTGCGCGAGGAGGGCACGCTGTTGATCCGCTGGGCCAGCCGCGAGCAGTGGAAGGCCATTCCGCTGGCGGAGGTGGAGGCCGTGCAGGAGCGCTTCGAACGACTGGCCCGCCAGGCCACACACACCCCCCAGGGCAATCCCTTCCCGCTGGTGTTCGAGGGCGAACTGCAACCGGCCGCATGA
- a CDS encoding PAS domain S-box protein, producing the protein MHPQSWFPPQPGPAPMGRRALALAALAVLAVLINLHAPTVFFDMQLMLGSGVAVLALLLFGWSGLLVGAAALAVTVVRWGHPFELLIGMGLLIWLRWFLDRFNGGRAQQTNGRIVLAAIGYWLVVGVPAEMVLFILRLGVDPVKALGLGLKEAVVSVLCVALGMTSFLIWRIRRQRRASGRLSARSITFATMLLAVSLPGVLITLILSGQLKTTAMEAQFQAMTRLAEKVQALGQFPASAEVPGGAALWQTSAGTEISSDPALFARLGRYYEADASSRIGRPGLELLVPSRQAPVLVKDSQAYWRVRSGPVTVVEPADPLISRLDYELLLPSFSLMALLLLLAALLAEALATAVERQFLQVIRPLQGQPNPEQLPDLGASVIRELQALVDLVNRRTRRTRELSSSLQQARDDLAQTALAITEAIPVGTYTMVLRPEADLAEFSFMSERFLQICGLERQAAQANPLNAFACVHPDDYDDWLALNALTFARKLPFKGQCRLLVEGQVRWILAESLPRDLADGSTVWEGVISDITEQVQEEQELRRMLSVLPIPVACTQLEKPQPIVFLNQRFLDTFGYGAAELPSVEVWAELAYPEPAYRQDVMARWALEVERGRAAAVEMGPMELEVTCKDGSLRSVILTASIRDNLIVATFLDVTERRRAEAALERAFRREADLKERQRLELEAKLRTSLTAAAVAHEIKQPLSAILIHSRLLRSRLEQLHDGQVRSLLQPLLEQQLGESERVVTTIEKMRMLLRNVQTEQQRIDLCDVIASTRLYLRPLLARHGVNVAGSGCDQPQWLQGDASQLQMALSNLIRNAVEALSQGGVAEPRLQLSLEHCTDPHGSPWLELRVADNGPGFADLQLEQLLLASTKPQGSGLGLFVVNAAVQIHGGSVHLGRSVELGGAEVLLRLPALA; encoded by the coding sequence GTGCATCCCCAGTCGTGGTTCCCGCCCCAGCCGGGTCCGGCGCCGATGGGCCGTAGAGCGCTGGCGCTGGCTGCCCTGGCCGTGCTGGCGGTGCTGATCAATCTGCACGCGCCCACGGTGTTCTTCGACATGCAGCTGATGCTGGGCAGCGGCGTGGCCGTGCTGGCCCTGCTGCTGTTCGGCTGGAGCGGCCTGCTGGTGGGGGCGGCGGCCCTGGCGGTGACGGTGGTGCGCTGGGGGCACCCCTTCGAGCTGCTGATCGGCATGGGCCTGCTGATCTGGCTGCGCTGGTTTCTCGATCGCTTCAACGGCGGCCGCGCCCAGCAGACCAATGGCCGGATCGTGCTGGCGGCGATCGGCTACTGGCTGGTGGTCGGCGTGCCGGCCGAGATGGTGTTGTTCATCCTGCGCCTCGGTGTCGACCCGGTGAAGGCCCTGGGGCTGGGGCTGAAGGAGGCGGTGGTGTCGGTGCTGTGTGTGGCGCTGGGCATGACCAGCTTCCTGATCTGGCGCATCCGGCGCCAGCGGCGGGCCAGCGGCCGGCTCTCGGCCCGGAGCATCACCTTTGCCACCATGCTGCTGGCGGTGAGCCTGCCGGGGGTGTTGATCACCCTGATCCTTTCCGGCCAGCTCAAGACCACCGCCATGGAGGCCCAGTTCCAGGCGATGACCCGCCTGGCGGAGAAGGTTCAGGCGCTCGGCCAGTTTCCCGCCAGCGCTGAGGTGCCAGGTGGAGCGGCGCTCTGGCAGACCAGCGCGGGCACCGAGATCAGCTCGGATCCTGCCCTGTTCGCGCGCCTGGGCCGGTATTACGAGGCGGACGCCTCCAGCCGGATCGGCCGGCCGGGCCTGGAGCTGCTGGTGCCCAGCCGCCAGGCTCCGGTGCTGGTCAAGGACAGCCAGGCGTACTGGCGGGTGCGCTCCGGGCCGGTCACGGTGGTGGAGCCCGCGGACCCGCTGATCAGCCGGCTCGACTACGAGCTGCTGCTGCCCTCCTTCAGCCTGATGGCGTTGCTGCTGCTGCTGGCGGCGCTGCTGGCCGAGGCCCTGGCCACCGCGGTGGAGCGGCAGTTTCTCCAGGTGATCCGGCCGCTGCAGGGCCAGCCCAATCCCGAGCAGCTGCCGGATCTGGGGGCCTCGGTGATCCGTGAGCTGCAGGCGCTGGTCGACCTGGTGAACCGCCGCACCCGCCGCACCCGGGAGCTCAGCAGTTCGCTGCAGCAGGCCCGCGATGATCTGGCCCAGACCGCCCTGGCGATCACCGAGGCGATCCCGGTGGGCACCTACACGATGGTGTTGCGGCCGGAGGCCGACCTGGCCGAGTTCTCGTTCATGAGCGAGCGCTTCCTGCAGATCTGCGGCCTGGAACGGCAGGCGGCCCAGGCCAATCCCCTCAACGCCTTTGCCTGCGTCCACCCCGACGACTACGACGACTGGCTGGCCCTCAACGCCCTCACCTTTGCCCGGAAGCTGCCCTTCAAGGGGCAGTGCCGCCTGCTGGTGGAAGGCCAGGTGCGCTGGATCCTGGCCGAATCTTTGCCCCGGGATCTGGCCGACGGCTCCACCGTGTGGGAGGGGGTGATCTCGGACATCACCGAGCAGGTGCAGGAGGAACAGGAGCTGCGCCGCATGCTGAGCGTGCTGCCGATCCCGGTGGCCTGCACCCAGCTGGAGAAGCCCCAGCCGATCGTGTTTCTCAACCAGCGCTTCCTCGACACCTTCGGCTACGGCGCAGCCGAGCTGCCCTCGGTGGAGGTCTGGGCCGAGCTGGCCTATCCCGAACCCGCCTATCGCCAGGACGTGATGGCGCGCTGGGCGCTGGAAGTGGAGCGCGGCCGCGCCGCTGCGGTGGAAATGGGGCCGATGGAGCTGGAGGTGACCTGCAAGGACGGCAGCCTGCGCTCGGTGATCCTCACCGCCAGCATCCGCGACAACCTGATCGTGGCCACCTTCCTTGATGTAACCGAGCGCAGGCGGGCCGAGGCGGCGCTGGAGCGTGCCTTCCGCCGCGAGGCCGACCTCAAGGAACGGCAGCGACTGGAGCTGGAGGCCAAGCTGCGCACCAGCCTCACGGCGGCGGCGGTGGCCCACGAGATCAAGCAGCCCCTCAGCGCCATCCTCATCCATTCCCGCCTGCTGCGCAGCAGGCTGGAGCAGTTGCACGACGGTCAGGTGCGCAGCCTGCTCCAGCCCCTGCTCGAGCAGCAGCTGGGGGAAAGCGAGCGGGTGGTGACCACGATCGAGAAGATGCGCATGCTGCTGCGCAACGTGCAGACCGAACAGCAGCGCATCGATCTCTGCGATGTGATCGCCAGCACCCGGCTCTATCTGCGCCCGCTGTTGGCCCGCCATGGGGTGAACGTGGCGGGCAGCGGCTGCGATCAGCCCCAATGGCTGCAGGGCGATGCCAGCCAGTTGCAGATGGCGTTGTCCAACCTGATCCGCAATGCGGTGGAGGCCCTCAGCCAGGGCGGGGTGGCCGAGCCACGCCTGCAGCTCAGCCTGGAGCACTGCACCGATCCCCATGGGTCGCCCTGGCTGGAGTTGCGGGTGGCGGACAATGGCCCCGGCTTCGCCGATCTGCAGCTGGAGCAGCTGCTGCTGGCCAGCACCAAGCCCCAGGGCAGCGGCCTGGGGCTGTTTGTGGTGAATGCCGCCGTGCAGATCCACGGCGGTTCGGTGCATCTGGGGCGCAGCGTCGAGCTGGGTGGCGCTGAGGTGCTGTTGCGCCTGCCGGCCCTGGCCTGA
- a CDS encoding YbjQ family protein, protein MRAGKLSGNEGTAGKGPAVLIVTTPQLEGRPIRLYLGLVHGETILGANLFRDLLASVRDVVGGRARAYESTLQRARELAVEEMARRARLLGADAVVGVRIDVEVLGQAGGMLMACATGTAVNLAPPQPVPLPPPLPPAC, encoded by the coding sequence ATGCGCGCTGGCAAGCTGAGCGGGAATGAGGGGACTGCCGGGAAGGGCCCTGCCGTGCTGATCGTCACCACACCCCAGCTGGAAGGCCGGCCCATTCGCCTGTACCTGGGGCTGGTGCATGGCGAAACGATTCTCGGGGCCAACCTGTTCCGCGACCTGCTCGCCAGTGTGCGCGATGTGGTGGGAGGACGGGCCCGGGCCTACGAGTCCACCCTGCAGCGGGCCCGGGAGCTGGCCGTGGAGGAGATGGCCCGGCGCGCCCGGCTGCTGGGGGCCGATGCGGTGGTGGGGGTGCGCATCGACGTGGAAGTGCTGGGCCAGGCCGGGGGGATGCTGATGGCCTGCGCCACGGGCACGGCCGTGAATCTGGCACCCCCCCAGCCGGTGCCCCTGCCGCCGCCCCTGCCGCCCGCCTGCTGA